The following are encoded together in the Oceanobacillus zhaokaii genome:
- a CDS encoding polyprenyl synthetase family protein: MKSMNEKTIINADRSYRLAEQKAVEYFNSLADQHAGETYVPTLTKDFESWKSNHIHRRSLLSFFTNKKKPSQKDYHRYIGWLDMTGKLEPYLDRSISYIFMRDMGKALDSPETKQRIQSVVNGLKKDLTTKQADNDDVFSMAKLYRKAQRNGIESTLIWVTEKLKTITANIPEGMDAEEAQRKLIKIIAGLVMQEIEELGDEVAPEEKSTRLDTTIRLGYAYGLTYPFIDDLLDSNVLSEQERNQYSELIRVTLVTGAVPELGEWTGKNRNLMLFIHSELKAAFEFIKENQPEEEWRAFLEQAYVFFKSQEVDRVKNLANENYTNEELYVPVILKSSASRLIVRSIISAPEDEGIDNRTFYYGIYNQLADDFADMVDDREGGRVTPYTYYLEHHKKRPDLINPFELYWTVIANLIHQVYDSDPKTSDIILDRAINGLKRFKEKKGDKGYNEVMELFFSANPAFNQTIQQMVRKATDVDFFDKLLRDHMVSNLQKERKEREEFTEMTRMMRKEINDFLPISNGGSVSIMNEPIIEAANYSLISGGKRLRPIVTWFMGTEKYRLDKAAILPLLKSLEYMHTASLIYDDLPAQDNADLRRGNPTLHEAYNTAVAELTGLFLTQKAVEEQASLETFDAKLVLQLIHYSASVTAEMCRGQAMDLKTKEEPLTLEQLNQMCFYKTGLGFEAALIMPAILAGTDELEKQALKKFARHAGIAFQIKDDLLDVDGDQELLGKSPNRDSKNNNSTFVSVLGQEGAKKEMWEHYCLGMEILQELKQENPFLKHVLNYLVHRDY; the protein is encoded by the coding sequence ATGAAAAGTATGAATGAAAAAACAATAATAAATGCTGACAGATCGTATCGACTGGCAGAGCAAAAGGCTGTGGAGTATTTTAATTCCCTTGCGGACCAGCATGCAGGAGAGACATATGTGCCAACGTTAACAAAGGATTTTGAATCATGGAAATCGAATCATATCCATCGTCGCTCACTATTATCCTTTTTTACAAATAAAAAGAAACCAAGTCAAAAGGATTATCACAGGTATATCGGGTGGTTGGATATGACAGGAAAATTAGAGCCCTATCTTGATCGAAGTATTTCCTATATTTTCATGCGTGACATGGGGAAGGCTCTAGATTCGCCAGAAACGAAGCAACGGATTCAAAGTGTCGTAAACGGTTTGAAAAAAGATCTTACAACAAAACAAGCTGATAATGATGACGTATTTAGCATGGCGAAATTATACAGAAAAGCACAAAGGAACGGCATCGAATCCACCCTAATTTGGGTAACTGAAAAGCTAAAGACGATAACAGCAAATATACCTGAAGGAATGGATGCCGAAGAAGCGCAGCGGAAATTAATCAAGATTATTGCGGGATTAGTCATGCAAGAGATTGAAGAACTGGGAGACGAGGTTGCGCCGGAAGAGAAGTCCACAAGGCTCGATACCACAATTAGGCTTGGATATGCTTATGGTCTAACCTATCCATTTATTGATGATTTACTTGATTCAAATGTATTGTCTGAGCAGGAAAGAAACCAGTATTCCGAACTGATCCGGGTTACCCTTGTAACAGGAGCTGTACCAGAGTTAGGTGAGTGGACTGGGAAAAATCGAAATTTAATGCTATTTATCCATTCTGAACTAAAAGCTGCTTTTGAATTCATTAAGGAAAATCAGCCGGAAGAGGAATGGAGAGCTTTTCTTGAGCAGGCCTATGTGTTCTTTAAATCACAAGAGGTGGACCGTGTTAAGAATCTCGCAAATGAAAACTATACGAATGAAGAGCTGTATGTCCCAGTCATTTTAAAATCATCAGCATCTCGGTTAATTGTTCGTTCCATCATCAGTGCCCCAGAGGACGAAGGTATTGATAATCGGACATTTTACTACGGTATATACAACCAACTAGCAGATGACTTTGCAGATATGGTTGACGATCGAGAAGGTGGCAGGGTAACACCGTATACGTATTACCTCGAACACCATAAAAAACGTCCAGACCTTATCAATCCGTTTGAATTATATTGGACGGTTATCGCCAATTTAATTCATCAAGTATATGATTCTGATCCCAAGACCAGCGATATTATTTTAGACCGTGCGATAAATGGGCTGAAACGATTTAAAGAGAAAAAAGGAGATAAAGGATACAATGAAGTGATGGAACTGTTTTTCTCTGCAAATCCTGCATTTAATCAAACCATACAACAGATGGTTCGTAAAGCGACTGACGTTGACTTTTTCGATAAATTACTTCGTGACCATATGGTTAGCAATTTGCAGAAGGAGCGAAAGGAGAGAGAAGAATTTACAGAAATGACACGCATGATGCGTAAGGAGATTAATGATTTCTTACCCATCTCTAATGGTGGATCTGTTTCTATAATGAATGAGCCGATTATTGAAGCTGCAAATTATAGTTTAATTAGTGGCGGAAAGCGGCTGCGACCAATTGTTACATGGTTTATGGGTACAGAGAAATATAGATTAGACAAGGCTGCAATTTTGCCATTGCTGAAATCATTGGAATATATGCATACTGCTTCTTTGATTTATGATGATTTGCCAGCCCAGGATAATGCAGATCTACGGAGGGGGAATCCGACCCTCCACGAAGCATATAACACTGCGGTTGCGGAATTGACTGGACTTTTTTTGACGCAAAAAGCAGTTGAAGAGCAGGCATCTCTCGAAACCTTCGATGCGAAATTGGTCCTCCAGCTGATCCACTATTCGGCAAGCGTGACTGCAGAGATGTGCCGAGGACAGGCAATGGATTTAAAAACCAAAGAAGAACCATTGACATTAGAGCAATTAAATCAAATGTGTTTCTATAAAACAGGATTAGGATTTGAAGCAGCTCTGATAATGCCAGCCATCCTAGCGGGAACAGATGAATTAGAAAAACAAGCATTGAAAAAATTCGCTCGTCATGCAGGAATCGCTTTTCAGATTAAAGATGACTTACTTGATGTAGATGGGGATCAAGAGCTACTAGGGAAGTCACCTAATAGAGATTCAAAGAATAACAATTCAACTTTCGTATCTGTATTAGGTCAAGAAGGAGCAAAAAAAGAGATGTGGGAGCATTATTGTCTTGGGATGGAGATATTACAAGAATTGAAGCAGGAGAATCCCTTTCTAAAGCATGTATTGAATTATCTTGTACATCGAGATTACTAA
- a CDS encoding DUF1648 domain-containing protein, with translation MTNASKHPKLKFEKTKSEFVWDIIGLSCYIGSIILLIVVWNSLPDQIPAHYNALGEVDRWGVKWELLILPVIGVFIILLMQVFERYPETHNYSERLNLANAKQFYLNSRKMVNQLKNISLIIFASIIFESISIALGWGNPLGGWFLPAALLSVFLPIIIGIVKQRKIQ, from the coding sequence ATGACGAACGCTTCGAAACATCCAAAGCTTAAATTTGAAAAGACCAAAAGTGAATTCGTTTGGGATATTATTGGCCTTTCATGTTATATTGGAAGCATTATTTTACTAATAGTTGTCTGGAATTCACTGCCTGATCAGATTCCAGCACATTATAATGCACTTGGGGAAGTTGACCGGTGGGGAGTAAAATGGGAATTATTAATATTGCCAGTAATAGGCGTCTTCATTATTTTATTAATGCAAGTATTTGAGAGATACCCAGAAACTCATAATTATTCCGAACGACTTAATTTAGCTAATGCGAAACAATTTTATTTAAATAGCAGGAAGATGGTTAATCAATTAAAAAATATTTCACTAATAATCTTTGCATCTATAATATTTGAGTCCATTTCAATTGCGTTAGGTTGGGGGAACCCATTAGGAGGGTGGTTCTTACCCGCAGCATTACTTAGCGTGTTTCTGCCAATAATAATTGGTATTGTAAAACAGAGAAAAATACAATAA
- a CDS encoding DUF2187 family protein: MAEEKTPKTEEANVNHAKVGETINVVKGEQKGKKGEVITVRENSVIIKIGENSTTGEPIKTVVNHKNYKRVK, translated from the coding sequence TTGGCAGAAGAAAAAACTCCAAAAACGGAAGAAGCGAATGTTAACCATGCGAAAGTAGGGGAAACAATCAATGTTGTAAAAGGTGAACAAAAAGGAAAGAAGGGCGAGGTAATAACCGTACGAGAAAATTCCGTGATTATTAAAATCGGGGAGAACTCAACTACTGGCGAGCCCATAAAAACTGTAGTTAATCACAAAAATTATAAACGTGTAAAATAA
- a CDS encoding MFS transporter: MLLKNKIASWKYRSILLLGIGISNIGEWVYFIALNLIVLDMTGSPLAVSGLYIIKPLATLFTNFWSGSIIDRLNKRRLMIFLDIFRAMLITLLPLISSIPLIYFIVFILNMASSLFEPTSMTYITKLIPVEARKKFNSLYSLVTSGAFLTGPAVAGMLFLIGSPEFAIYLNAIALFLSGLITFLMPNLEKQMIASTLEEKMTIGLLKNDWTAVFNFSRKYSYIMIISFLFSCVMVVMASAVDSLEAAFAKEVLFLSDSEYGFLVTIAGAGIITGAMINVLLLKNIRTSLLIGCGAVFVSTGYIIYAFSDSFLSAGIGFFILSFFIAYANTGYLTFYQNNIPVNMMGRVRSIYSLIEALLIIAATGIMGMAAQMISIQLTVIIGVFVMVILSLILLIFSLYPSKKEFYQA, from the coding sequence ATGTTATTAAAGAATAAAATTGCTTCTTGGAAATACCGTTCCATACTATTACTAGGGATTGGCATTTCAAATATTGGCGAATGGGTTTACTTTATCGCGTTGAATTTAATCGTTTTAGATATGACTGGTTCGCCACTGGCAGTATCAGGTTTGTATATTATTAAACCTTTAGCTACTTTATTTACGAATTTTTGGTCTGGAAGTATTATTGATCGTTTAAATAAGCGTAGACTAATGATCTTCCTTGATATCTTCCGAGCGATGCTGATAACTCTATTACCATTAATATCATCTATACCTCTAATTTATTTCATAGTTTTTATCCTGAATATGGCTAGTTCTTTATTTGAGCCGACTTCTATGACTTATATTACAAAATTAATACCTGTCGAAGCTAGGAAGAAATTTAATTCCCTCTATAGTTTAGTTACTTCGGGTGCTTTTCTGACTGGTCCAGCTGTTGCAGGCATGCTATTTCTTATAGGTTCACCAGAATTTGCAATTTATTTGAATGCTATAGCATTATTCCTTTCGGGACTAATTACGTTTCTAATGCCAAATTTGGAAAAACAAATGATTGCTTCTACTTTAGAGGAAAAAATGACTATTGGTTTATTAAAAAATGATTGGACCGCAGTGTTTAATTTTAGTCGTAAATATAGCTATATCATGATCATTAGCTTTTTATTCAGCTGTGTCATGGTCGTGATGGCAAGTGCAGTTGATTCACTCGAGGCTGCGTTTGCTAAAGAGGTTTTATTTTTATCAGATAGTGAATATGGTTTCCTTGTGACGATTGCTGGGGCAGGTATTATTACTGGAGCTATGATAAACGTATTACTATTAAAAAATATACGAACCTCATTATTAATTGGATGTGGTGCAGTATTCGTCTCAACCGGATATATTATATATGCTTTTTCAGATTCTTTTCTCTCTGCAGGGATAGGATTTTTCATTCTATCATTTTTTATCGCATACGCCAATACAGGGTACCTTACTTTCTATCAAAATAATATACCAGTTAATATGATGGGGAGAGTAAGGAGTATTTATAGTCTAATTGAAGCATTACTAATTATAGCAGCTACAGGCATCATGGGAATGGCTGCTCAAATGATATCGATTCAATTAACCGTAATTATTGGTGTTTTTGTGATGGTGATTCTATCCTTAATCCTATTAATATTTAGCTTATATCCTTCGAAAAAGGAATTTTATCAAGCATGA
- a CDS encoding RNA degradosome polyphosphate kinase — protein sequence MTSLENKTNLDNPQFYNNRELSWLAFNKRVLDEAFDLKNPLLERLKFIAIFASNLDEFFMVRVAGLKDQVQAGFNKPENKAGLTPKQQLNAIAKQNHILVEKQYEGFNVLQQALTDEKICILEIDHLTLEERDKLEEYFDEQIFPILTPMAIDAYHPFPMLLNKSINLAVVLEDTYEVEFKSRKNAIVQVPALLDRYIQIGNTNRYILLEDIISHFLHKLFKGYRVHSVTEFRITRNADMTIHEEGARDLLKEIEKELRKRRWGAAVRLEVRKDKYDTAVISFLLNVLEIHKDDLYIVDGPLDLTFLFRFYKDAQVDHENLIYQTLIPQRPQDIDSKESIFEAAEKRDIFLHHPYESFVPVVDLITEAAIDPEVMAIKQTLYRVSGHSPIIKGLKQAAENGKQVTVLVELKARFDEEQNVHWAKELEKAGCHVIYGMNFLKTHSKITLIIRKRKDKIVRFVHLGTGNYNDSTADLYTDMGLVTTKRKFGIDATNFFNYLSGFTEKPDFNHLSMAPFDIRTDFIRYINEEINFHQLRGNGHIIAKMNSLTDKEIIKKFYEASQAGVKIDLIVRGICCLKPGIEGVSENIRVRSIVGRFLEHSRIYYFHSDGDEKIFLSSADLMTRNMAKRVELLFPIHEAAVKKRIKEVLTITLQDNVKAREQSNDGTYHYVEAKPGEAIIDSQMTLFDMAYDVLEDEE from the coding sequence ATGACGAGTTTAGAAAATAAGACAAACCTAGATAATCCACAATTTTATAATAATCGTGAGCTCAGTTGGCTGGCATTTAATAAACGTGTCTTAGATGAAGCATTCGATCTTAAGAATCCACTCTTAGAGCGTTTGAAATTTATTGCTATCTTCGCATCGAACTTAGATGAGTTCTTTATGGTACGTGTTGCCGGCCTAAAGGATCAAGTCCAGGCAGGTTTTAATAAACCAGAAAACAAAGCAGGACTAACACCGAAACAGCAGTTAAATGCGATTGCCAAGCAGAACCATATTCTCGTTGAAAAACAATATGAAGGATTCAATGTACTGCAACAAGCACTTACAGATGAGAAGATTTGTATCCTTGAAATCGATCACCTTACCCTCGAAGAAAGAGATAAATTAGAAGAATACTTCGATGAGCAAATCTTTCCTATTTTGACGCCGATGGCAATTGATGCATATCATCCATTTCCAATGCTACTGAATAAATCGATTAATTTGGCTGTTGTTTTAGAAGATACATATGAAGTTGAGTTTAAAAGCAGAAAGAATGCGATTGTTCAAGTACCCGCTCTCTTAGACAGGTATATTCAAATTGGCAATACGAACCGTTATATATTATTAGAAGATATTATTTCTCATTTTCTGCATAAACTTTTTAAAGGTTACCGAGTTCATTCTGTCACTGAATTTCGAATAACAAGAAATGCAGATATGACGATACATGAAGAAGGCGCACGTGACCTTCTTAAGGAGATCGAAAAGGAATTGCGCAAACGTAGATGGGGTGCAGCCGTTCGTCTTGAAGTACGTAAAGATAAATATGATACTGCAGTTATTAGCTTTTTACTGAATGTACTTGAAATTCATAAGGATGACCTTTACATTGTCGATGGTCCACTTGATTTAACCTTCCTCTTCAGATTCTATAAGGATGCACAAGTTGACCATGAGAACTTAATATATCAAACATTGATTCCACAGCGTCCACAAGATATCGATAGTAAGGAAAGTATCTTTGAAGCAGCGGAGAAACGAGATATATTCCTTCATCATCCTTACGAATCATTCGTTCCTGTTGTTGACTTAATAACGGAAGCTGCAATTGATCCTGAAGTAATGGCAATCAAGCAAACCTTGTACCGTGTGAGTGGACATTCACCGATTATTAAAGGACTAAAGCAAGCAGCAGAAAATGGAAAGCAGGTAACCGTACTAGTTGAGCTTAAAGCGAGATTTGATGAAGAACAAAATGTTCACTGGGCAAAAGAATTAGAAAAAGCCGGCTGTCATGTAATCTACGGGATGAATTTCTTAAAAACCCATAGTAAAATTACACTGATTATTCGAAAGAGAAAAGATAAAATTGTGCGTTTTGTCCATTTAGGGACCGGGAATTATAATGATTCCACTGCTGATTTATATACGGATATGGGGCTTGTCACAACAAAACGTAAATTCGGCATCGATGCCACGAACTTTTTCAATTATTTAAGTGGGTTCACAGAAAAACCTGATTTCAATCATCTTTCTATGGCACCATTTGATATTCGGACCGATTTTATTCGTTATATTAATGAAGAGATTAACTTCCATCAATTACGTGGAAATGGGCATATTATAGCCAAGATGAATTCCCTAACAGATAAGGAAATTATTAAGAAATTTTATGAAGCATCACAAGCAGGTGTGAAAATTGATTTAATCGTTCGTGGAATATGTTGCTTGAAGCCTGGAATTGAAGGAGTAAGCGAGAATATTCGGGTTCGCAGTATTGTAGGCCGCTTCCTTGAGCATAGCCGGATTTATTATTTCCATAGCGACGGCGATGAAAAAATATTCCTCTCGTCAGCAGATTTAATGACTAGAAACATGGCGAAACGGGTAGAACTTCTTTTCCCAATTCACGAAGCAGCGGTTAAAAAGCGGATTAAAGAAGTATTGACTATCACGCTTCAAGACAATGTAAAAGCCCGTGAGCAATCAAACGACGGAACCTACCACTATGTAGAAGCAAAACCAGGTGAAGCAATAATTGATAGCCAAATGACATTATTTGATATGGCATATGATGTGTTGGAGGATGAGGAGTAG
- a CDS encoding EAL and HDOD domain-containing protein has product MEIYVARQPILNNNQEVCAYELLYRSNNQNEFSTIDGDYATSDVINSFMHIGIEELSEGKPCFINFTDTLLAHSVPEFFPPEMIVVEVLETVIPTEQIVESCRKLKEKGYKIALDDFIMRDGDKNFEKLIELADIIKVDIHNTPYKEQRIILNALKQYNVILLAEKVETMAEYEQCLIDGYTYFQGYFFSRPAVLSTNDVPVYNHNIVLILSELAQPEPNIDKITGIIETDISLSIKLLRLINSPMVGSIYEIKSIKQAIAYLGFNELNKWIFLLSLRERVNQRDMRLDEVMKMCFIRAKISELIALHKGKRAEASSYFLVGLLSLIDTLMKLPLDKLMNQLPLNNDIKKTILGKNTHYSDIFHLTVTMERADWRELNTLANKVDISKRKLFEIYKEALRWTNGIVNEA; this is encoded by the coding sequence TTGGAAATTTATGTAGCTAGACAGCCCATATTAAATAACAATCAAGAAGTTTGCGCATATGAATTATTGTATCGCAGTAATAATCAAAATGAGTTTTCAACTATTGATGGAGATTATGCTACATCTGATGTAATTAATAGTTTCATGCATATCGGGATTGAAGAACTATCAGAGGGTAAACCCTGTTTTATAAATTTCACGGATACATTACTTGCTCATTCCGTACCAGAATTCTTTCCACCAGAAATGATTGTTGTAGAAGTCCTAGAGACCGTAATTCCAACCGAGCAGATTGTTGAGAGCTGTAGGAAGTTAAAGGAAAAAGGTTATAAAATTGCATTAGATGATTTTATTATGCGAGATGGAGATAAAAATTTTGAGAAACTGATAGAATTAGCCGATATTATTAAAGTTGATATACATAACACACCCTATAAGGAGCAAAGGATTATTTTAAACGCCCTTAAGCAATATAATGTAATTTTGCTAGCCGAGAAAGTAGAAACAATGGCTGAATATGAGCAATGTTTAATAGATGGCTATACTTATTTTCAAGGTTACTTTTTCAGCAGACCTGCCGTCTTATCAACAAATGATGTGCCAGTTTACAATCATAACATTGTACTTATTTTGAGTGAACTTGCGCAACCTGAACCAAACATTGACAAGATCACGGGAATCATAGAAACAGATATTTCACTATCGATTAAATTACTGCGATTAATAAATTCTCCGATGGTCGGATCGATTTACGAAATCAAATCAATCAAACAAGCTATCGCATATTTAGGATTTAATGAATTAAATAAATGGATATTCCTGCTCTCTTTACGTGAAAGAGTAAATCAAAGGGATATGCGACTGGATGAAGTGATGAAGATGTGCTTTATTCGTGCTAAGATTAGTGAATTAATTGCGTTGCATAAAGGAAAACGCGCTGAAGCCTCAAGCTACTTCTTAGTTGGTTTGCTTTCCTTAATTGATACATTAATGAAGCTGCCTTTAGATAAATTAATGAATCAGCTGCCATTAAATAATGATATTAAAAAAACAATCCTAGGAAAAAATACGCATTACAGCGATATTTTCCATTTAACTGTAACAATGGAAAGGGCCGATTGGAGAGAGCTGAATACTCTTGCTAACAAGGTAGATATCAGTAAAAGAAAGCTGTTTGAAATTTACAAAGAGGCGCTAAGATGGACGAACGGAATTGTGAATGAAGCATAA
- a CDS encoding metallophosphoesterase family protein has translation MRIAVIGDLHFSALKEDNKVFENERNAFYTTFIQRFFSTPADLYVSIGDLTNYGLQKEYEAIYKLINEQEKPFIHVFGNHDTYGLLRNDVLNLTKQKRYHAITKENAVLAFLDTTREQDYNVWGGTLDIEQQEWLSEVVEQSGELPVIVFAHHPVHETTMHSDRENQSIHPDIPIWDILKKKQGKGLYINGHNHCISIAERDQWTFIQLAAVLDQQAASVINIADTEITIDYFDLTDENLQQQAKTIGNAMDHFTLERHQFGILADTNHIIQLKQILKPEV, from the coding sequence ATGAGAATTGCTGTTATCGGTGACTTGCACTTTTCTGCCTTGAAAGAAGATAATAAAGTTTTCGAGAATGAGCGTAATGCATTTTATACAACATTTATTCAGAGGTTTTTTTCTACTCCAGCTGATTTATATGTTTCGATAGGTGATTTAACGAACTACGGATTACAGAAAGAATATGAAGCTATCTATAAATTAATTAACGAACAGGAGAAACCATTTATCCATGTGTTTGGCAACCATGATACGTACGGATTGTTACGCAATGATGTTCTCAATCTAACGAAACAGAAACGATATCATGCGATTACTAAGGAGAACGCTGTTCTTGCATTTTTAGATACAACCAGGGAACAAGATTATAATGTATGGGGCGGCACATTAGACATTGAACAGCAGGAGTGGTTGTCTGAAGTCGTTGAGCAATCTGGCGAACTACCAGTTATTGTATTTGCACATCATCCTGTACATGAAACGACGATGCATTCTGATCGTGAAAATCAATCGATTCATCCAGACATTCCGATTTGGGATATTTTAAAAAAGAAGCAAGGCAAAGGATTATATATAAATGGTCATAATCATTGCATCTCCATTGCTGAGCGGGATCAATGGACGTTCATACAATTGGCAGCAGTGTTAGATCAACAAGCTGCAAGTGTGATTAATATAGCAGATACAGAGATCACGATCGACTATTTTGATCTTACCGATGAGAATTTACAACAACAAGCCAAAACGATAGGTAATGCAATGGATCATTTTACATTAGAACGCCATCAGTTTGGAATTCTGGCAGATACCAATCATATCATTCAATTAAAACAGATTTTAAAACCAGAGGTCTAG
- a CDS encoding VOC family protein has translation MEKIIPIKNQMNSVFIHVTNLKKAAKWYSDLLGLQVDLNKVVSPVFNVPIRGTTSLTLDDHTFDPSFEHNVSSSPIFNLYAPNIDEAYKYIKDKDITIVREIEIVGDTAWFNIKDPDGNVVMICNC, from the coding sequence ATGGAAAAAATAATCCCAATAAAAAATCAAATGAATAGCGTGTTTATTCATGTGACAAATTTGAAGAAAGCGGCAAAATGGTATTCCGATTTGTTAGGGTTGCAAGTTGATCTAAACAAAGTTGTGTCCCCGGTTTTTAACGTACCAATAAGAGGGACTACATCTCTAACTTTAGATGACCACACCTTTGACCCAAGCTTCGAACATAATGTAAGCTCAAGTCCTATTTTTAATCTATATGCCCCAAATATTGATGAAGCATATAAATATATTAAAGATAAAGACATTACAATTGTGAGAGAAATAGAAATAGTAGGAGATACAGCCTGGTTTAATATAAAAGATCCAGATGGAAATGTGGTTATGATTTGTAACTGTTAA